One genomic window of Streptomonospora nanhaiensis includes the following:
- a CDS encoding alpha/beta hydrolase family protein, which produces MGNASTGPARHSRHVFDYGGHAGQVVHIHQPAADDDAPFPVAVLLHGGWWRAAHDTRLMEPVAAHLADRGWLVWNVEYRRTGGDGGGWPQTLEDVQAALALLGARLAEGAEPGDPATVVAVGHSAGGHLALMAAPGSPLTGVVALAPVTDLRAAADRGLGEGAVAEFLAPAHPPEPAGPGGEPTGPAGEERPAPADPESASPLHRLPLGTPQLVVHGAADRRVPVAQSRAYVEAARAAGDAVDYVEPPEADHFAVIDPAHPAWTPVRAWLDRARA; this is translated from the coding sequence ATGGGCAATGCGAGCACGGGCCCGGCCCGGCACAGCAGGCACGTCTTCGACTACGGCGGGCACGCCGGCCAGGTGGTGCACATCCATCAGCCCGCGGCCGACGACGACGCGCCGTTCCCCGTGGCCGTGCTGCTGCACGGCGGCTGGTGGCGCGCCGCCCACGACACCCGCCTGATGGAGCCCGTCGCCGCCCACCTCGCCGACCGCGGGTGGCTGGTGTGGAACGTGGAGTACCGGCGCACCGGCGGCGACGGCGGCGGCTGGCCGCAGACCCTGGAGGACGTCCAAGCCGCGCTCGCTCTGCTGGGCGCCCGCCTGGCCGAGGGCGCCGAGCCGGGCGACCCCGCCACCGTGGTGGCCGTGGGCCACTCCGCGGGCGGCCACCTGGCGCTGATGGCGGCGCCCGGATCGCCGCTGACGGGCGTGGTCGCCCTGGCTCCCGTGACCGACCTGCGCGCCGCCGCGGACCGGGGTCTGGGGGAGGGCGCGGTCGCCGAGTTCCTGGCGCCCGCGCACCCGCCCGAGCCCGCCGGGCCCGGTGGCGAGCCCACAGGGCCGGCCGGCGAAGAGCGCCCCGCTCCGGCCGACCCCGAGTCCGCGTCGCCGCTGCACCGGCTGCCCCTGGGCACGCCGCAGCTGGTGGTGCACGGTGCCGCCGACCGCCGGGTGCCCGTCGCGCAGAGCCGCGCCTACGTCGAGGCCGCGCGGGCGGCCGGCGACGCGGTGGACTACGTCGAGCCGCCCGAGGCCGACCACTTCGCCGTCATCGACCCCGCCCACCCGGCCTGGACGCCCGTCCGCGCGTGGCTCGACCGCGCGCGGGCCTGA
- a CDS encoding class I SAM-dependent methyltransferase, with translation MTKYAWMYRLGFTPWERYGAAGGAQLGALLDREAADRPTGPGRALDVGCGRGQFTPELAKRGWEAVGLDIVPDAVEAARRNGPPEVTYVVGDVTDLESAGLGSFDLFVDIGCFQGLDAGQRAAEGRGITALAAPGAGLVMLAFGPSRYSRMVEGVSQAEVEAAFPAWDLLEVEDADTAGLGWPMNRTAPKWYRFRRAAA, from the coding sequence ATGACGAAATACGCGTGGATGTACCGGCTCGGCTTCACCCCGTGGGAGCGCTACGGCGCCGCGGGCGGGGCGCAGTTGGGCGCTCTGCTGGACCGCGAGGCGGCGGACCGGCCGACCGGCCCGGGGCGGGCACTGGACGTGGGGTGCGGGCGCGGGCAGTTCACGCCCGAGTTGGCCAAGCGCGGGTGGGAGGCGGTCGGCCTCGACATCGTGCCCGACGCGGTCGAGGCCGCCCGGCGCAACGGCCCGCCGGAGGTCACCTACGTCGTGGGCGACGTGACCGACCTGGAGTCCGCCGGTCTGGGCAGCTTCGACCTCTTCGTCGACATCGGCTGCTTCCAGGGCCTCGACGCCGGCCAGCGCGCCGCCGAAGGGCGGGGGATAACGGCCCTGGCCGCTCCGGGCGCGGGACTGGTGATGCTCGCCTTCGGGCCGTCGCGCTACAGCAGAATGGTCGAGGGCGTCTCGCAGGCGGAGGTCGAGGCCGCGTTCCCCGCGTGGGACCTCCTGGAGGTCGAGGACGCCGACACCGCGGGCCTGGGCTGGCCGATGAACCGGACCGCCCCGAAGTGGTACCGGTTCCGCCGCGCGGCCGCGTGA
- a CDS encoding ATP-binding protein gives MSLHPNGPNRGQVAALRWFPGHPSSVGDVRRFIANRLQYCAEPDAAILVASELASNALQHTESGNWTTGFLVMLEHTAEGALITVHDAGSASHVPYIATPPLDTERGRGLHLVDRLTESWGSQGGPAERMTWGVVRCH, from the coding sequence ATGTCTCTGCACCCGAACGGCCCTAACCGAGGACAGGTGGCGGCCCTCCGCTGGTTCCCCGGTCACCCTTCGTCCGTCGGCGATGTCCGCCGGTTCATCGCCAACCGCCTCCAGTACTGCGCCGAGCCGGACGCGGCCATCCTCGTTGCGAGCGAGCTTGCCAGCAACGCCCTCCAGCACACCGAGTCCGGCAACTGGACAACCGGCTTCCTCGTCATGCTGGAGCACACCGCCGAGGGCGCGCTCATCACCGTCCATGACGCGGGCAGCGCCTCCCACGTGCCTTACATCGCCACGCCACCACTCGACACGGAGAGGGGGCGCGGCCTGCACTTGGTCGACCGTCTCACCGAGAGCTGGGGAAGCCAAGGCGGCCCGGCCGAACGGATGACATGGGGAGTCGTGCGCTGCCACTAG
- a CDS encoding replication initiator → MPTPTGKSTRAERLAQPLAREVAETMAAEKGVCVRPVALRRTDIATGRTEIIDVPCNSTLESRCPACARRKRSIRRTQCEEGWHLDQDPTVVPDPASEVQRAWVERRAMVTAERDRLVAAGQASPEEVAALDAAIADLDAEITASGLRGSVSRNTSASGRSRRVRSTRRRQDAPDLPRRQKAPTTLGRTFEDPETGRVFRPSLFITLTCDTYGRVKADGTPVDPSTYDYRRAARDALHFSKLIDRFVQNLRRVAGFDVQYFATVEPQRRLAPHLHMATRGTIPRAELRQIAAATYHQVWWPPADTVVYDGATLPVWDEAVGTYVDPSTGEVLPTWDEALDALDADPDAEPMHVVRFGPQVDAKGVLAGSPDADRCVRYLAKYLTKDIAECHQVETDTQAHHVERLVEALRFEPCSPRCANWLRYGIQPDNPKPGMVPGYCRSKAHRREHLGYAGRRVLVSRKWSGKTMADHKADRLTWVLNALGVRPGEKGQDHDAQQPPALASVASGDHAWELARPTDPDVPPREHRLLRAVGEALKRRAQLDAARQTSFSATPERAA, encoded by the coding sequence ATGCCCACCCCGACCGGCAAGAGCACCCGGGCTGAGCGCCTCGCACAGCCGCTCGCGCGTGAGGTGGCCGAGACCATGGCGGCCGAGAAGGGGGTGTGCGTCCGGCCGGTGGCGCTGCGCCGCACCGACATCGCCACCGGCCGGACCGAGATCATCGACGTGCCGTGCAACTCCACGCTGGAATCCCGCTGTCCGGCGTGTGCGCGGCGCAAGCGCTCGATCCGCCGCACCCAGTGCGAAGAGGGCTGGCACCTCGACCAGGACCCGACCGTCGTTCCCGATCCCGCGAGCGAGGTGCAACGGGCCTGGGTCGAGCGCCGGGCGATGGTCACGGCCGAGCGGGACCGCCTGGTGGCGGCCGGCCAAGCGTCTCCGGAGGAGGTGGCCGCGCTGGATGCGGCTATCGCCGATCTGGATGCCGAGATCACCGCCTCCGGCCTGCGCGGCTCGGTCTCCCGGAACACCTCGGCCTCGGGGCGGTCGCGGCGGGTGCGCTCCACCAGGCGCCGCCAGGACGCCCCCGACTTGCCTCGTCGGCAGAAGGCACCCACCACCCTCGGGCGGACCTTTGAGGACCCGGAGACGGGGCGGGTGTTCCGACCGTCGCTGTTCATCACGCTCACCTGCGACACCTACGGGCGGGTCAAGGCTGATGGGACGCCTGTCGATCCCTCGACGTATGACTACCGGCGTGCGGCGCGGGATGCGCTGCACTTCTCCAAGCTCATCGACCGCTTCGTGCAGAACCTCCGCCGCGTCGCGGGTTTTGATGTGCAGTACTTCGCCACCGTCGAACCGCAACGGCGGCTGGCCCCGCACCTGCACATGGCCACACGCGGAACCATTCCGCGCGCCGAGCTGCGCCAGATCGCGGCGGCCACCTACCACCAGGTCTGGTGGCCCCCGGCCGACACCGTGGTTTACGACGGCGCCACCCTGCCCGTCTGGGACGAAGCGGTAGGGACCTACGTTGATCCCTCCACGGGTGAGGTGCTGCCCACGTGGGATGAGGCGCTGGACGCCCTGGACGCCGACCCCGACGCCGAGCCGATGCACGTGGTCCGCTTCGGGCCGCAGGTGGACGCCAAAGGGGTCCTGGCCGGGTCGCCGGACGCTGACCGGTGCGTTCGCTATCTGGCGAAGTACTTGACCAAGGACATCGCCGAATGCCACCAAGTGGAGACCGACACCCAAGCCCACCACGTCGAACGCCTCGTTGAGGCCCTGCGGTTCGAGCCCTGCTCGCCCCGCTGCGCCAACTGGCTCCGCTACGGCATCCAACCCGACAACCCCAAGCCGGGCATGGTGCCGGGCTACTGCCGGTCCAAGGCCCACCGCCGCGAACACCTCGGCTACGCCGGACGCCGAGTCCTGGTCTCCCGCAAATGGTCGGGCAAGACCATGGCCGACCACAAAGCCGACCGCCTCACATGGGTCCTCAACGCCCTCGGCGTCCGTCCCGGCGAGAAGGGCCAGGACCACGACGCCCAACAACCCCCGGCGCTCGCGTCGGTGGCCTCGGGCGATCACGCCTGGGAGCTGGCGCGCCCCACCGACCCCGACGTCCCGCCCCGCGAACACCGCCTACTGCGCGCGGTCGGCGAAGCCCTCAAACGCCGCGCCCAACTCGACGCAGCACGCCAGACCAGTTTCTCGGCAACTCCGGAAAGGGCCGCATGA
- a CDS encoding putative quinol monooxygenase codes for MFGLAVRFTLKDEDSASGFDALVGETLPHIRESEPGTLVYAVHQVEGKPLERYFYELYRDRAAFDAHEEQPHVKRFLEARGAFLDSVEVDFLSLQGAKGVAG; via the coding sequence ATGTTCGGACTTGCCGTGCGATTCACGCTCAAGGACGAGGACAGCGCTTCGGGCTTTGATGCCCTGGTGGGGGAGACGCTGCCCCACATCCGCGAGAGTGAGCCGGGCACGCTCGTCTACGCCGTTCACCAGGTCGAAGGCAAGCCGCTGGAGCGGTACTTCTACGAGCTGTACCGCGACCGCGCCGCGTTCGACGCGCACGAGGAACAGCCCCACGTCAAGCGGTTCCTTGAGGCGCGCGGTGCGTTCCTCGACTCCGTAGAGGTCGACTTCCTTTCGCTCCAGGGAGCAAAGGGGGTCGCAGGATGA
- a CDS encoding DUF523 domain-containing protein produces MRRRTPDTLGAPSGGAAPTARVLVSACLLGGRVRFDGRAKTVCDTILDRWRAEGRVVAHCPEVAGGLPVPRPPAEIEPGGSAEDVLAGAARILTPEGADVTAYFVAGARAALETARGRGVRTAVLKESSPSCGLLRVYDGTFSGRTAPGPGVTTQLLRDHGIAVFAETDLAGADAHLRAQDG; encoded by the coding sequence ATGCGCCGCCGCACGCCCGACACCCTCGGCGCCCCGTCCGGGGGCGCCGCCCCAACGGCCCGGGTCCTGGTCAGCGCGTGCCTGCTGGGCGGCCGGGTGCGCTTCGACGGGCGCGCCAAGACCGTGTGCGACACGATCCTGGACCGCTGGCGGGCCGAGGGGCGCGTCGTCGCCCACTGCCCCGAGGTCGCGGGCGGGCTGCCGGTGCCCCGGCCGCCCGCGGAGATCGAGCCGGGCGGCAGCGCCGAGGACGTCCTGGCGGGGGCCGCGCGCATCCTCACCCCCGAGGGGGCCGACGTCACCGCGTACTTCGTGGCCGGGGCCCGGGCCGCGCTGGAGACCGCCCGCGGGCGGGGGGTGCGCACGGCCGTGCTCAAGGAGTCCAGCCCCTCGTGCGGCCTGCTCCGGGTCTACGACGGCACCTTCAGCGGGCGGACCGCCCCCGGGCCCGGGGTGACGACCCAGCTGCTGCGCGACCACGGGATCGCGGTGTTCGCCGAGACCGACCTGGCCGGGGCCGACGCCCATCTGCGCGCCCAGGACGGCTGA
- a CDS encoding RidA family protein: MGADAHRIVNPLTLAQPVGFAHAVVAAPGRTVYLGGQTAQRLDGVIPEAGLVEQFDLALENVVKALAAVGGRPRHLVSMQVFTTDIGAYRANTNALGTIYRRHFGRHYPAIALLGVSALIVPQAKVELMGVAVVPDIEAWAADT; the protein is encoded by the coding sequence ATGGGTGCGGACGCGCACCGGATCGTCAACCCGCTGACCTTGGCCCAGCCTGTCGGCTTCGCCCATGCCGTGGTGGCCGCGCCGGGCCGCACGGTCTACCTCGGCGGCCAGACCGCGCAGCGCCTGGACGGCGTGATCCCCGAAGCCGGCCTGGTCGAGCAGTTCGACCTGGCCTTGGAGAACGTGGTCAAGGCCCTCGCCGCGGTGGGCGGCCGGCCCCGGCACCTGGTCAGCATGCAGGTGTTCACCACCGACATCGGGGCCTACCGCGCCAACACCAACGCGCTGGGCACCATCTACCGGCGCCATTTCGGACGCCACTACCCCGCCATCGCGCTGCTCGGCGTCTCCGCCCTCATCGTGCCCCAGGCCAAGGTGGAGCTGATGGGCGTGGCGGTGGTCCCCGACATCGAGGCGTGGGCCGCCGACACCTGA
- a CDS encoding FtsK/SpoIIIE domain-containing protein, giving the protein MLGRKSAGATQVQPTAPVPAQTIRFTTPVVETPGVFILTGWLWRFLRALVLLPAQFPVSVGAVVASVAAYHVGGWAGLAVLWSVVDLVLLVWWRRWPRSFRDRVALRALATWRRLWVYRRHWQPVLVVSGLAESYLERQYLPQIRGVTCSAWADRVRVRLVAGTSPADFEKRVAELAHGFGAPSCRIEVRGPRDVVLEFPRYDTLADPIDALPIPEEPDLAALPVGICEDGEPWLLRLHGTHVLTVGVTGAGKGSVLWSAIRAMSSAIEAGIAEVWAIDPKRMELSYGLALFAHYAADAESAVALLDQAVAAMQERAERYAGRQRVHVPTVRDPFTVVVLDEVAFLTAYHPDRDIRRRAENAIATLTSQGRSVGFCVLAALQDPRKEVLNLRNLFPDKIALRLDEASQVDMVLGEGARDRGANAHLIDPELPGVGFVKLEGSPVPVRVRAAFVSDADIDAMADAAAGVEG; this is encoded by the coding sequence ATGCTGGGCCGTAAGAGCGCCGGCGCCACGCAGGTGCAGCCGACCGCGCCGGTTCCGGCGCAGACGATCCGCTTCACGACTCCGGTGGTCGAGACGCCGGGGGTGTTCATTCTGACCGGGTGGCTGTGGCGGTTCCTGCGCGCCCTGGTGCTGCTGCCCGCGCAGTTCCCGGTGTCGGTGGGCGCCGTGGTCGCCTCGGTGGCCGCTTACCACGTCGGTGGCTGGGCGGGCCTGGCCGTGCTCTGGTCGGTGGTGGACCTGGTGCTGCTGGTGTGGTGGCGGCGCTGGCCGCGCTCGTTCCGTGACCGGGTGGCGCTGCGGGCGCTGGCCACTTGGCGCCGCCTGTGGGTCTACCGGCGGCACTGGCAACCCGTCCTCGTCGTGTCGGGCCTGGCCGAAAGCTACCTCGAACGCCAGTACCTCCCCCAGATCCGGGGCGTGACGTGCTCGGCGTGGGCCGACCGGGTCCGGGTGCGCCTGGTGGCCGGCACGTCCCCGGCCGACTTCGAAAAGCGCGTGGCGGAACTGGCGCACGGCTTCGGCGCCCCCTCCTGCCGCATCGAGGTGCGCGGACCCAGGGATGTGGTGCTGGAGTTCCCGCGCTATGACACCCTCGCCGACCCCATCGACGCCCTCCCGATCCCCGAGGAACCGGACCTGGCGGCCCTGCCCGTGGGGATCTGTGAGGACGGGGAACCCTGGCTGCTGCGTCTGCACGGCACCCACGTCCTCACGGTCGGGGTGACCGGTGCGGGCAAGGGGTCGGTGCTGTGGTCGGCCATCCGGGCGATGTCCTCGGCGATCGAGGCCGGTATCGCTGAGGTGTGGGCGATCGACCCCAAGCGGATGGAGCTGTCTTACGGGCTTGCTCTGTTCGCGCACTACGCGGCCGACGCCGAATCCGCGGTGGCCCTGCTCGACCAGGCGGTGGCCGCGATGCAGGAGCGTGCGGAGCGCTACGCCGGACGCCAACGCGTGCACGTGCCGACCGTCCGCGACCCGTTCACGGTGGTGGTGCTGGACGAGGTGGCGTTCCTGACCGCCTACCACCCCGACCGCGACATCCGCCGCCGCGCCGAGAACGCCATCGCCACCCTGACCAGCCAGGGCCGGTCGGTGGGGTTCTGCGTCCTGGCCGCGCTCCAGGACCCCCGCAAAGAAGTCCTCAACCTGCGCAACCTCTTCCCCGACAAGATCGCCCTCCGCCTAGACGAAGCCTCCCAGGTGGACATGGTGCTCGGGGAGGGCGCCCGGGACCGGGGCGCCAACGCCCACCTCATCGACCCCGAACTACCGGGAGTGGGGTTTGTGAAGCTGGAGGGCTCCCCGGTCCCGGTCCGGGTCCGGGCGGCGTTCGTCTCCGATGCCGATATCGACGCCATGGCCGACGCTGCGGCGGGGGTGGAGGGCTGA
- a CDS encoding helix-turn-helix transcriptional regulator: MTTATADPASTVPQQLWSVKETARFLGVPAKTLYEWRYKGDGPPSHRIGRHLRYVPAEVHAWVRTQ, from the coding sequence ATGACCACCGCCACCGCCGACCCCGCATCCACCGTTCCGCAGCAACTCTGGTCGGTGAAGGAAACCGCACGCTTCCTCGGGGTTCCCGCCAAAACCCTCTACGAGTGGCGCTACAAGGGAGACGGACCGCCCTCCCACCGCATCGGGCGGCACCTGCGGTACGTGCCGGCCGAGGTGCACGCCTGGGTTCGCACGCAGTAG
- a CDS encoding aldo/keto reductase — MSTVPEVTLNNGVRIPQLGFGVWQVDSGDVVDVVRTAIETGYRSIDTAAAYGNEEGVGEAIRRSGVPREEIFVTSKLWNTDQGYDSTLRAFDATVRRLGLEVLDLYLIHWPMPARDTYVDSWKAMERLYAEGRVRAIGVSNFHADHLTRVLQEGGIVPTVNQIELHPRLTQERLREFDRQHDIATEAWSPLGQGNVLSDPTIGKIAEAYGKTPAQVILRWHLQIGNIVIPKSVTPERIRSNFDVFDFQLSSGDVDTISGLNTGERFGPDPDTLNS; from the coding sequence ATGTCGACGGTTCCCGAGGTCACCCTGAACAACGGGGTGCGCATCCCGCAGTTGGGGTTCGGAGTCTGGCAGGTCGACAGCGGCGACGTCGTCGACGTCGTGCGCACCGCCATCGAGACCGGGTACCGCAGCATCGACACGGCGGCCGCCTACGGCAACGAGGAGGGTGTCGGCGAGGCCATCCGCCGTTCGGGGGTGCCGCGCGAGGAGATCTTCGTGACCTCCAAGCTGTGGAACACCGACCAGGGCTACGACAGCACCCTGCGCGCCTTCGACGCCACCGTGCGCCGCCTGGGCCTGGAGGTCCTCGACCTCTACCTGATCCACTGGCCGATGCCCGCCCGCGACACCTACGTCGACAGCTGGAAGGCCATGGAGCGCCTCTACGCCGAGGGCCGCGTCCGGGCGATCGGGGTGTCCAACTTCCACGCCGACCACCTCACCCGCGTCCTCCAGGAGGGCGGGATCGTGCCCACGGTCAACCAGATCGAGCTGCACCCGCGCCTCACCCAGGAGCGGCTGCGGGAGTTCGACCGGCAGCACGACATCGCCACCGAGGCGTGGAGCCCGCTGGGCCAGGGCAACGTCCTGAGCGACCCCACCATCGGCAAGATCGCCGAGGCCTACGGCAAGACCCCGGCGCAGGTGATCCTGCGCTGGCACCTGCAGATCGGCAACATCGTCATCCCCAAGTCGGTCACGCCCGAGCGCATCCGCTCCAACTTCGACGTGTTCGACTTCCAGCTCTCCAGCGGAGACGTCGACACGATCTCGGGGCTCAACACCGGGGAGCGGTTCGGGCCCGACCCCGACACCCTCAACTCCTGA
- a CDS encoding plasmid replication, integration and excision activator, with amino-acid sequence MAIQGALPIEFGTVFPHGAFALGVEPVTDFETKRPQLDKATGLPLWAVDVIDADPDARGKAKSVKVKVAAEHCPVLPAEVPGLPFRPIEFEAMSVMPYVDESGRRPRVAYSLRARGVKTPSTSASRKSPAAATAKDAA; translated from the coding sequence ATGGCGATTCAGGGTGCGCTGCCGATCGAGTTCGGGACGGTGTTTCCCCACGGCGCGTTCGCGCTGGGGGTGGAGCCGGTGACCGACTTCGAGACCAAGCGCCCGCAGTTGGACAAGGCGACGGGGCTGCCGCTGTGGGCGGTGGACGTGATCGACGCCGATCCGGACGCGCGTGGCAAGGCCAAGTCGGTGAAGGTCAAGGTGGCCGCCGAGCACTGCCCGGTGCTGCCTGCGGAGGTGCCGGGTCTGCCGTTCCGCCCGATCGAGTTCGAGGCGATGTCGGTCATGCCCTATGTGGATGAGTCGGGGCGGCGTCCTCGGGTGGCGTACTCGCTGCGGGCGCGGGGCGTGAAGACCCCTAGTACTTCGGCCTCGCGCAAGTCCCCGGCGGCTGCGACCGCCAAGGACGCCGCCTAA
- a CDS encoding helix-turn-helix domain-containing protein, which produces MSNDYQKALGRKIAQHRKRRGLSQREFARLVERSEAWVSQVERGVRRIDRMSVLETVADALEVPLSELAAEAPVVASAAEEAPGSSRLRLVLSRAHALRAMLSAGGEPPDVDALGRKVDHVWELTHTSRYLDLTEALEPLIPELEAAARSVPNGQRVPLFRLLNSAYQACSSALTKLGEYEAAWIAADRSITAAERADDPLLMAAGEFRLCLTFQGAGYYEQVEATAGTSCEALSRLADKGDPEAMSLFGALTLQRAVAAARRNDATAAYRNVAHARSVADRLGGDRNDYNTEFGPTNVSLHEVAVAVELGDAGVALRAAEGVDASGLSPERQGRFLIDVARAHLQRRNADRAVSTLEKAEAITPEQVRTHPLVRQALGDLLTIQDPAGPALQGLARRAGVL; this is translated from the coding sequence ATGAGCAATGACTACCAAAAGGCGCTAGGCCGAAAAATCGCGCAGCACAGAAAGCGGCGCGGCCTCTCACAGCGCGAATTCGCCCGCCTGGTCGAGCGCTCGGAAGCCTGGGTCTCGCAGGTGGAGCGTGGCGTCCGCCGGATTGATCGCATGTCGGTCCTGGAGACTGTCGCCGATGCGCTGGAGGTCCCGCTTTCGGAGCTGGCCGCCGAAGCGCCCGTTGTCGCCTCGGCCGCCGAGGAGGCGCCCGGCAGCAGTCGCCTTCGGTTGGTCCTGAGTCGGGCGCATGCACTGAGGGCGATGCTCAGCGCCGGGGGCGAACCGCCGGATGTCGACGCGCTGGGCCGCAAGGTCGATCACGTGTGGGAGTTGACCCATACCAGCCGCTACCTGGACCTGACGGAAGCGCTCGAACCGCTGATTCCCGAGTTGGAGGCGGCGGCGCGCTCGGTGCCCAACGGACAGCGGGTTCCGCTGTTCCGCCTGCTCAACAGCGCCTATCAGGCGTGCTCTTCGGCGTTGACCAAGCTCGGGGAGTACGAGGCCGCCTGGATCGCGGCCGATCGGTCGATCACGGCGGCCGAACGCGCCGATGATCCGCTGTTGATGGCCGCCGGTGAGTTCCGGTTGTGCCTGACGTTCCAGGGTGCGGGCTACTACGAACAGGTCGAGGCGACCGCTGGGACCTCCTGTGAGGCGCTGTCGCGTCTGGCCGACAAGGGCGACCCCGAAGCCATGTCCTTGTTTGGCGCCCTCACTCTGCAACGGGCGGTTGCCGCAGCTCGGCGCAACGACGCCACGGCCGCCTATCGCAACGTGGCCCATGCGCGCTCGGTGGCGGACCGCCTGGGCGGTGACCGCAACGACTACAACACCGAGTTCGGGCCGACCAACGTCTCCCTCCACGAGGTCGCCGTGGCCGTGGAACTGGGAGATGCCGGGGTGGCACTGCGGGCGGCCGAAGGTGTCGACGCGTCCGGCCTTTCGCCTGAGCGGCAGGGGCGCTTCCTCATCGATGTCGCGCGGGCTCACCTTCAGCGGCGCAACGCCGACAGGGCGGTCTCGACGCTGGAGAAGGCGGAGGCGATCACGCCTGAGCAGGTGCGTACTCACCCGCTGGTGCGCCAGGCGCTCGGAGACCTTCTGACCATTCAGGACCCTGCCGGACCGGCTCTCCAGGGGCTTGCGAGGAGGGCGGGCGTACTTTGA
- a CDS encoding NAD(P)-dependent oxidoreductase, translating to MAGSGEAEGAAGFIGLGIMGQPMALNLARAGTPLVVWNRTPQRCAPVVAAGARHAGGPGEVLASCRTVVLMLADEPAVDAVLGRGTERFGAVRGRTLVQMGTLRPAYSARLAADVHAAGGAYVEAPVSGSRGPAEAGHLVAMLAGPAQEVERVRPLLGPVCAEVFTCGDVPSALETKLAVNVFLITMATGLAESFHFAERHGIDPALLERILDAGPMASAVSRAKARKLTAADFTPQAAIADVLKNSRLAAEAARERGAAAPLLDAAHALYTETDALGFGRSDMAAVVQALRARSAAPPAPGAPA from the coding sequence ATGGCCGGCAGCGGTGAGGCCGAGGGCGCGGCCGGATTCATCGGACTGGGGATCATGGGGCAGCCCATGGCCCTCAACCTGGCGCGGGCGGGGACCCCGCTGGTGGTGTGGAACCGGACCCCGCAGCGGTGCGCGCCGGTGGTCGCGGCCGGTGCCCGGCACGCCGGCGGACCGGGCGAGGTCCTCGCCTCCTGCCGAACCGTTGTCCTGATGCTCGCCGACGAGCCCGCCGTCGACGCGGTGCTGGGCCGGGGCACCGAGCGGTTCGGCGCCGTGCGCGGGCGCACCCTGGTGCAGATGGGCACCCTCCGGCCCGCCTACTCCGCCCGGCTGGCCGCCGACGTCCACGCCGCCGGCGGCGCCTACGTCGAGGCGCCCGTCTCCGGTTCGCGCGGCCCCGCCGAGGCGGGGCACCTCGTGGCCATGCTCGCCGGGCCCGCGCAGGAGGTGGAGCGCGTGCGGCCCCTGCTGGGGCCCGTGTGCGCGGAGGTGTTCACGTGCGGCGACGTGCCCTCAGCGCTGGAGACCAAGCTCGCCGTGAACGTCTTCCTCATCACGATGGCCACCGGCCTCGCGGAGTCCTTCCACTTCGCCGAGCGCCACGGCATCGACCCCGCCCTGCTGGAGCGGATCCTCGACGCCGGACCCATGGCATCGGCCGTCTCCCGAGCCAAGGCCCGCAAGCTCACGGCCGCCGACTTCACGCCCCAGGCCGCCATCGCCGACGTGCTCAAGAACAGCCGCCTCGCCGCCGAGGCCGCCCGCGAGCGCGGCGCCGCCGCGCCGCTGCTGGACGCCGCCCACGCCCTCTACACCGAGACCGACGCGCTCGGGTTCGGGCGCAGCGACATGGCGGCGGTCGTGCAGGCGCTGCGGGCGCGCAGCGCGGCGCCGCCCGCGCCCGGCGCCCCGGCGTGA